One genomic segment of Linepithema humile isolate Giens D197 chromosome 5, Lhum_UNIL_v1.0, whole genome shotgun sequence includes these proteins:
- the Nadk2 gene encoding NAD kinase 2, mitochondrial isoform X2 yields the protein MEKTVIHILQRKQQFLQSYPAHIYKGLRIFFRHESSFVPKKVLIVAKLSRYHFERLREPELNEYQLKLKLIEKGSNYDAMLASHLATKTVEKQVTQILREMNMEYKVIDRTTLDQSHFTWADLILPIGGDGTFLLASNLIFDNKKPIMGINSYPEKSEGYLLLSEKYTRNIPEIFKRLKAGHYSVLMRRRIRITLKGEGIWESPFHLHEKGRVTGGESANFDHHESITYRFYINENVEDCKHNELPKERRLPWLALNEVYLGETMSARTSSLLIKLDEEQKYHKVKGSGLCVSTGTGSTSWYKSINSVSDQTVREILSLIDAKRQFTNDEIERICSIFNGSLRYDADDPKLCYSIRDLIVTDAMPVPKCTHPRGFCRKITVRSQCYDAGLVLDGGIAVPFNFGTIAEIESFPEDSLRTITLPD from the exons ATGGAAAAAACTGTCATACACATTTTACAAA gaaagcagcaatttttgcaatcttaCCCTGCACATATATACAAAGGTCTGCGTATTTTCTTTCGACATGAATCGAGTTTTGTACCTAAGAAAGTACTCATTGTTGCAAAACTGTCAAGATATCACTTTGAAAGATTACGAGAACCTGAGCTCAATGAATACCAATTGAAGTTGAAGCTGATAGAAAAAGGCTCTAATTATGATGCTATGCTTGCCAGTCACTTGGCCACTAAGACCGTGGAAAAACAAGTAACTCAGATTTTGCGGGAAATGAACATGGAGTATAAAGTAATAGATAG AACAACTTTAGACCAGTCACATTTCACATGGGCGGATTTAATCCTTCCGATTGGTGGTGATGGAACATTTCTCTTAGCCtcaaatttgatatttgataataaaaaaccGATAATGGGCATTAATTCGTATCCGGAAAAATCAGAGGGCTATCTTCTGTTATCGGAAAAATATACGAGGAACATACCAGAAATCTTCAAAAGACTAAAAGCGGGACATTACAGTGTACTTATGAGAAGAAGAATCCGAATTACTTTGAAAGGAGAAGGAATATGGGAATCTCCTTTTCATTTGCATGAGAAAGGACGCGTTACTGGTGGTGAGAG TGCCAATTTTGATCATCATGAGTCTATTACTTATAGGTTTTACATAAATGAGAATGTTGAAGATTGCAAACATAATGAACTACCAAAAGAAAGGCGTTTACCTTGGCTGGCACTTAATGAA GTTTACTTGGGGGAAACAATGTCAGCACGGACGAGTTCTTTGCTCATAAAGTTGGATGAGGAGCAAAAATATCACAAGGTAAAAGGATCTGGGTTATGCGTGAGCACTGGGACTGGGTCCACGTCTTGGTATAAATCTATAAACAGTGTAAGTGATCAAACTGTGCGAGAGATATTAAGTCTCATTGATGCCAAGCGGCAATTCACAAATGACGAAATTGAAAGGATCTGTTCAATTTTCAATGGAAGCTTACGATATGATGCTG atgATCCTAAATTATGTTATTCCATAAGAGATCTCATAGTCACTGATGCAATGCCTGTTCCAAAGTGCACGCATCCTCGCGGTTTCTGCAGAAAGATCACTGTGAGATCTCAGTGTTACGATGCAGGTCTAGTTCTCGATGGAGGAATAGCAGTACCCTTCAACTTCGGTACCATTGCGGAAATAGAGAGTTTTCCTGAAGACTCTTTGCGAACTATTACTCTTCCCGACTGA
- the Start1 gene encoding steroidogenic acute regulatory protein-like, which yields MTEDERQIRMAAEAILSGSINSQRSSLTQHSMTRTPDIVLSEDLIAGARHNGRMSNVRRFFCLFITFDLLLTFLMWLICTMIAGENLNTAFVNQVVHYHIKTSLFDIVMAAICRFTVLLLFYALLYLNHWIIVAISTATSCAFLIAKVFLFDWTSANQPVFQVLLILTSFVLAWAEAWFFDFRVIPQETQARNWIRNFPDTERTPLLQNIVTESRQYAANADHMGTFFTPVDSSDDEDVSRKHEGSRRLSKSNELFTSIAKLTPDKIDEYKMKASKLLQNCHNLLTSKEWKIETVTIDGDEISYMQLPPELKPDGKAMKITGIIDAPASILIDWLFDDIEEFPSWNKLVTESVKLQSIDENTDIVYQITSSLGGGLITARDFVNLRHRKKCDNYYITGGVSVPAVLVQTRPNVTRGENGISCFAAEDLSDEAISKCRFTWILNMNLKGWIPQTVVDRSMSTGLIDFMTNLRKHLTDLEKPLM from the exons ATGACAGAAGATGAGAGGCAAATTAGAATGGCCGCTGAGGCCATATTAAGCGGCTCGATCAACTCGCAAAGAAGTTCACTTACCCAGCATAGCATGACACGAACGCCGGATATCGTCCTCAGTGAGGACCTGATCGCAGGAGCGAGACACAACGGCAGAATGTCGAACGTCAGACGTTTCTTTTGTCTTTTCATTACCTTTGATCTTCTTCTTACATTCCTGATGTGGCTCATTTGCACAATG ATTGCAggcgaaaatttaaatacagcTTTTGTAAATCAGGTGGTACACTATCATATAAAGACGTCTTTGTTTGACATTGTG ATGGCAGCGATTTGCAGGTTCACGGTCTTGTTGCTCTTTTATGCGTTGCTGTATCTAAATCACTGGATCATTGTAGCT aTATCAACTGCTACATCGTGTGCCTTTTTAATTGCTAAAGTCTTTCTTTTTGAC TGGACATCAGCTAACCAACCAGTATTCCAAGTTTTGCTGATTCTAACATCTTTTGTACTAGCGTGGGCAGAGGCTTGGTTCTTTGATTTCCGCGTGATACCTCAAGAAACTCAAGCGAGAAATTGGATTCGAA attttCCAGATACAGAGAGAACTCCACTATTACAAAACATCGTTACCGAATCACGACAATATGCAGCAAATGCAGATCATATGGGTACATTTTTCACACCTGTGGACTCTTCTGATGACGAAGATGTCTCTAGGAAACATGAGGGTTCGAGGAGACTTTCCAAATCCAACGAATTATTTACGTCTATAGCGAAACTTACGCCCGATAAG attgatgaatataaaatgaagGCGTCTAAGTTGTTGCAAAATTGTCATAACCTGTTGACATCGAAGGAATGGAAGATTGAAACAGTAACAATCGATGGTGATGAAATATCTTACATGCAATTGCCACCAGAATTGAAACCAGATGGAAAGGCCATGAAAATCACA gGCATTATCGATGCACCTGCTAGCATATTAATCGACTGGTTGTTCGATGATATTGAGGAATTTCCTTCGTGGAATAAGCTCGTGACAGAATCAGTAAAACTACAG aGTATCGACGAAAACACGGATATAGTTTATCAAATAACAAGCTCTCTTGGTGGTGGCCTCATTACTGCGCGAGATTTCGTTAATTTGAGGCATCGTAAGAAATGtgacaattattatatcaccGGTGGTGTATCGGTTCCTGCGGTATTAGTTCAGACTCGTCCAAACGTGACCAG ggGTGAAAATGGCATCAGCTGTTTCGCAGCAGAGGATTTATCCGATGAAGCTATTAGTAAGTGTCGCTTCACCTGGATACTAAATATGAATTTGAAAGGCTGGATACCGCAAACAGTTGTAGACAGATCTATGTCTACTGgtttaatagattttatgaCAAACTTAAGAAAACATTTGACCGATTTGGAGAAGCCGTTAATGTAG
- the Nadk2 gene encoding NAD kinase 2, mitochondrial isoform X1: MTSFNYLCRIVRKQQFLQSYPAHIYKGLRIFFRHESSFVPKKVLIVAKLSRYHFERLREPELNEYQLKLKLIEKGSNYDAMLASHLATKTVEKQVTQILREMNMEYKVIDRTTLDQSHFTWADLILPIGGDGTFLLASNLIFDNKKPIMGINSYPEKSEGYLLLSEKYTRNIPEIFKRLKAGHYSVLMRRRIRITLKGEGIWESPFHLHEKGRVTGGESANFDHHESITYRFYINENVEDCKHNELPKERRLPWLALNEVYLGETMSARTSSLLIKLDEEQKYHKVKGSGLCVSTGTGSTSWYKSINSVSDQTVREILSLIDAKRQFTNDEIERICSIFNGSLRYDADDPKLCYSIRDLIVTDAMPVPKCTHPRGFCRKITVRSQCYDAGLVLDGGIAVPFNFGTIAEIESFPEDSLRTITLPD; encoded by the exons ATGACGTCTTTCAACTATCTTTGTAGAATTGTCA gaaagcagcaatttttgcaatcttaCCCTGCACATATATACAAAGGTCTGCGTATTTTCTTTCGACATGAATCGAGTTTTGTACCTAAGAAAGTACTCATTGTTGCAAAACTGTCAAGATATCACTTTGAAAGATTACGAGAACCTGAGCTCAATGAATACCAATTGAAGTTGAAGCTGATAGAAAAAGGCTCTAATTATGATGCTATGCTTGCCAGTCACTTGGCCACTAAGACCGTGGAAAAACAAGTAACTCAGATTTTGCGGGAAATGAACATGGAGTATAAAGTAATAGATAG AACAACTTTAGACCAGTCACATTTCACATGGGCGGATTTAATCCTTCCGATTGGTGGTGATGGAACATTTCTCTTAGCCtcaaatttgatatttgataataaaaaaccGATAATGGGCATTAATTCGTATCCGGAAAAATCAGAGGGCTATCTTCTGTTATCGGAAAAATATACGAGGAACATACCAGAAATCTTCAAAAGACTAAAAGCGGGACATTACAGTGTACTTATGAGAAGAAGAATCCGAATTACTTTGAAAGGAGAAGGAATATGGGAATCTCCTTTTCATTTGCATGAGAAAGGACGCGTTACTGGTGGTGAGAG TGCCAATTTTGATCATCATGAGTCTATTACTTATAGGTTTTACATAAATGAGAATGTTGAAGATTGCAAACATAATGAACTACCAAAAGAAAGGCGTTTACCTTGGCTGGCACTTAATGAA GTTTACTTGGGGGAAACAATGTCAGCACGGACGAGTTCTTTGCTCATAAAGTTGGATGAGGAGCAAAAATATCACAAGGTAAAAGGATCTGGGTTATGCGTGAGCACTGGGACTGGGTCCACGTCTTGGTATAAATCTATAAACAGTGTAAGTGATCAAACTGTGCGAGAGATATTAAGTCTCATTGATGCCAAGCGGCAATTCACAAATGACGAAATTGAAAGGATCTGTTCAATTTTCAATGGAAGCTTACGATATGATGCTG atgATCCTAAATTATGTTATTCCATAAGAGATCTCATAGTCACTGATGCAATGCCTGTTCCAAAGTGCACGCATCCTCGCGGTTTCTGCAGAAAGATCACTGTGAGATCTCAGTGTTACGATGCAGGTCTAGTTCTCGATGGAGGAATAGCAGTACCCTTCAACTTCGGTACCATTGCGGAAATAGAGAGTTTTCCTGAAGACTCTTTGCGAACTATTACTCTTCCCGACTGA
- the Nadk2 gene encoding NAD kinase 2, mitochondrial isoform X3, producing the protein MTSFNYLCRIVRKQQFLQSYPAHIYKGLRIFFRHESSFVPKKVLIVAKLSRYHFERLREPELNEYQLKLKLIEKGSNYDAMLASHLATKTVEKQVTQILREMNMEYKVIDRTTLDQSHFTWADLILPIGGDGTFLLASNLIFDNKKPIMGINSYPEKSEGYLLLSEKYTRNIPEIFKRLKAGHYSVLMRRRIRITLKGEGIWESPFHLHEKGRVTGGERFYINENVEDCKHNELPKERRLPWLALNEVYLGETMSARTSSLLIKLDEEQKYHKVKGSGLCVSTGTGSTSWYKSINSVSDQTVREILSLIDAKRQFTNDEIERICSIFNGSLRYDADDPKLCYSIRDLIVTDAMPVPKCTHPRGFCRKITVRSQCYDAGLVLDGGIAVPFNFGTIAEIESFPEDSLRTITLPD; encoded by the exons ATGACGTCTTTCAACTATCTTTGTAGAATTGTCA gaaagcagcaatttttgcaatcttaCCCTGCACATATATACAAAGGTCTGCGTATTTTCTTTCGACATGAATCGAGTTTTGTACCTAAGAAAGTACTCATTGTTGCAAAACTGTCAAGATATCACTTTGAAAGATTACGAGAACCTGAGCTCAATGAATACCAATTGAAGTTGAAGCTGATAGAAAAAGGCTCTAATTATGATGCTATGCTTGCCAGTCACTTGGCCACTAAGACCGTGGAAAAACAAGTAACTCAGATTTTGCGGGAAATGAACATGGAGTATAAAGTAATAGATAG AACAACTTTAGACCAGTCACATTTCACATGGGCGGATTTAATCCTTCCGATTGGTGGTGATGGAACATTTCTCTTAGCCtcaaatttgatatttgataataaaaaaccGATAATGGGCATTAATTCGTATCCGGAAAAATCAGAGGGCTATCTTCTGTTATCGGAAAAATATACGAGGAACATACCAGAAATCTTCAAAAGACTAAAAGCGGGACATTACAGTGTACTTATGAGAAGAAGAATCCGAATTACTTTGAAAGGAGAAGGAATATGGGAATCTCCTTTTCATTTGCATGAGAAAGGACGCGTTACTGGTGGTGAGAG GTTTTACATAAATGAGAATGTTGAAGATTGCAAACATAATGAACTACCAAAAGAAAGGCGTTTACCTTGGCTGGCACTTAATGAA GTTTACTTGGGGGAAACAATGTCAGCACGGACGAGTTCTTTGCTCATAAAGTTGGATGAGGAGCAAAAATATCACAAGGTAAAAGGATCTGGGTTATGCGTGAGCACTGGGACTGGGTCCACGTCTTGGTATAAATCTATAAACAGTGTAAGTGATCAAACTGTGCGAGAGATATTAAGTCTCATTGATGCCAAGCGGCAATTCACAAATGACGAAATTGAAAGGATCTGTTCAATTTTCAATGGAAGCTTACGATATGATGCTG atgATCCTAAATTATGTTATTCCATAAGAGATCTCATAGTCACTGATGCAATGCCTGTTCCAAAGTGCACGCATCCTCGCGGTTTCTGCAGAAAGATCACTGTGAGATCTCAGTGTTACGATGCAGGTCTAGTTCTCGATGGAGGAATAGCAGTACCCTTCAACTTCGGTACCATTGCGGAAATAGAGAGTTTTCCTGAAGACTCTTTGCGAACTATTACTCTTCCCGACTGA